The sequence CCCAGTATGATTTTTGCACCTGCAGACACAACCCGTTCCGCATCCGCAATGTTCCTGATGCCGCCTCCGACCTGCAGAGGGGCTACTTTTGCCATCCTCTCAATAAGCTCAATATTCACAAGCTTTCCGGTCCTGGCCCCATCCAGGTCAATGACGTGCACCCTCTGGCATCCGGCCTCTGCCCAATACTTGGCAACCTCAAAGGGGTCTTGCGAAAACTCGCTTTTTCTTTCAACATCTCCCTGTTCAAGCACTACTGATTTGCCCATCAATATGTCTATTGAAGGTATCACAAGCATCAAAAAACCCCCCTGCGGTCCAAGAAACCAATTTGCGGCCAATGCCGGTTTCAGGTAAATGTACTAAATAGTACATCCTTATTGCAAAGCTTAGGATTATTATATTATCTATACGGCTCTTAGGTCAAGCC comes from Candidatus Parvarchaeota archaeon and encodes:
- a CDS encoding 1-(5-phosphoribosyl)-5-((5-phosphoribosylamino)methylideneamino)imidazole-4-carboxamide isomerase, coding for MLVIPSIDILMGKSVVLEQGDVERKSEFSQDPFEVAKYWAEAGCQRVHVIDLDGARTGKLVNIELIERMAKVAPLQVGGGIRNIADAERVVSAGAKIILGSSVVKNPELLMELQGFKNSLLVSLDARKGKVVIQGWLESTQLDPYSLAKKIERYASGIIFTVVERDGIMKGPDFEAVKKMASKVNVPVY